Proteins from a genomic interval of Hornefia porci:
- a CDS encoding aminotransferase — MKIRTFKVEQWMNDWETRCRYNLAETCIDSLTVRELLALSGEDVGEYMKDLADTRLTYSHIEGSPELLAGIASLYENVNAEDIVPLHGAIGANHQVIMTLLEPGDNMVSVMPTYQQHYSIPESIGAEVRVLRLNPENRFLPDLEELRSLVDENTKMITINNPNNPSGSLIPAEEMQKIAEIARSVDAYVLCDEVYRGISEDGSYMPSIVDIYEKGISVGSMSKIYSLAGLRIGWFVSRDKELVRLARERRDYDTISCPVIDDKLAALALANKEAIYARNRAILLKNRRILDEWVNATEEVWYQKPVAGTTALVYYKKDMPSRDLCIGLLKSRGVMFTPGECFEMEGAVRIGYAFDSELLAEGLKLFGEYLKEI, encoded by the coding sequence ATGAAAATCAGAACCTTTAAAGTGGAACAGTGGATGAACGACTGGGAAACCAGGTGCAGGTATAATCTGGCAGAAACATGTATCGACTCATTGACTGTGCGGGAGCTTCTGGCGCTCTCAGGAGAGGATGTCGGGGAATATATGAAGGACCTGGCGGATACCCGGCTGACCTACAGTCATATTGAGGGCTCGCCGGAGCTGCTTGCCGGAATCGCGTCGCTCTATGAGAATGTGAATGCAGAGGACATCGTTCCCCTCCACGGAGCAATCGGCGCGAACCATCAGGTCATTATGACACTGCTGGAGCCCGGAGACAATATGGTATCGGTCATGCCGACCTATCAGCAGCACTATTCCATACCGGAATCCATCGGTGCGGAGGTCCGCGTGCTGAGACTGAACCCGGAGAACCGATTCCTTCCGGATCTGGAGGAGCTCCGTTCACTTGTGGACGAGAACACAAAGATGATTACCATCAACAATCCGAATAATCCCAGCGGTTCCCTGATTCCGGCAGAGGAAATGCAGAAAATCGCTGAAATCGCGCGAAGCGTGGACGCCTATGTACTTTGTGACGAGGTGTATCGCGGAATTTCCGAAGACGGCAGCTATATGCCCAGCATCGTCGATATCTACGAGAAGGGAATCAGCGTAGGCAGTATGTCCAAAATCTATTCTCTGGCGGGACTGCGTATCGGCTGGTTTGTCTCCCGCGACAAAGAACTGGTGCGGCTGGCAAGGGAAAGAAGGGATTATGACACTATCAGCTGCCCGGTAATCGACGATAAACTTGCGGCGCTTGCTCTGGCCAATAAAGAGGCGATTTACGCCAGAAACAGAGCGATTCTGCTGAAGAACCGGCGTATTCTGGATGAGTGGGTGAACGCCACCGAAGAAGTCTGGTATCAGAAGCCTGTGGCCGGCACAACGGCACTGGTCTATTACAAAAAAGACATGCCCTCGCGGGATCTCTGCATCGGATTGCTTAAATCCAGGGGGGTCATGTTCACTCCGGGCGAATGCTTTGAGATGGAAGGCGCCGTGCGCATCGGCTACGCCTTTGACTCAGAGCTTCTGGCTGAGGGGCTGAAGCTGTTCGGGGAATATCTTAAAGAAATATGA
- a CDS encoding PucR family transcriptional regulator, producing the protein MALTVKDILKLPCADSFVLAAGKGGLERPVQSAEILDYEFAPDVAYDAAGSFNPDSVVLSSLLFAKDRPELLLPAVRELSDRGSAALIYKQVVFETLPQEVLDFADKMSFPVFCYREGTWFENIIFDIIYAIRQDDSSFLTSDVVDQMIRGDLGKESQYRISHGISLLLKEFSAAVYLRPGSSGEPDVARVENSFYLSKGIKTKVLPVPYDDGLFLLMTARRPERSAFEAVFRETADVLGIPRGRLSVVWSGIHPSHECFGEIFREAYYGWLAASMTGTAFRSYADIGVYQFLIPLADSPAMTRFSAHYAEAVKAYEGTCAAWIQHGGDAAATAAELRCHVNTVHYRLSRIKERIGHPEYSDSQLFRDLSIAYVALVNRKG; encoded by the coding sequence ATGGCACTGACGGTAAAAGATATATTAAAGCTGCCTTGCGCCGATTCCTTTGTGCTGGCGGCGGGTAAAGGAGGGCTGGAGAGACCGGTTCAATCTGCGGAGATTCTGGATTACGAGTTTGCTCCGGACGTAGCATACGACGCCGCAGGATCCTTCAATCCGGACAGTGTGGTGCTTTCCAGTCTGCTCTTCGCAAAGGACCGTCCGGAGCTGCTTCTGCCGGCCGTCAGAGAGCTTTCTGATCGCGGTTCTGCGGCCCTGATTTACAAGCAGGTTGTCTTCGAGACGCTTCCTCAGGAGGTTCTGGACTTCGCCGACAAAATGTCTTTCCCTGTTTTTTGTTATCGGGAAGGCACCTGGTTTGAAAATATTATCTTTGACATCATCTACGCCATACGGCAGGATGACTCGTCATTTCTTACCTCCGATGTGGTTGATCAGATGATTCGCGGAGATCTGGGAAAGGAATCCCAGTACCGGATCAGTCACGGTATTTCTTTGTTATTAAAGGAATTCAGCGCCGCGGTGTATCTTCGTCCGGGCAGCTCCGGAGAGCCGGACGTCGCACGCGTTGAAAACTCATTTTATCTGAGCAAGGGAATCAAAACGAAGGTGCTTCCGGTGCCTTATGATGACGGACTGTTCCTGCTGATGACTGCAAGACGGCCTGAACGTTCCGCCTTCGAGGCGGTATTCCGTGAGACTGCTGATGTGCTGGGTATTCCCCGCGGGAGGCTCAGCGTTGTCTGGAGTGGAATCCATCCTTCTCATGAGTGCTTCGGCGAGATTTTCCGGGAGGCCTATTATGGATGGCTCGCGGCTTCCATGACCGGCACGGCTTTTCGTTCTTATGCGGATATCGGCGTGTACCAGTTTCTGATTCCGTTGGCAGATTCGCCTGCCATGACGCGTTTCTCCGCACATTACGCGGAGGCTGTGAAGGCATATGAGGGGACCTGCGCCGCCTGGATTCAGCACGGCGGGGACGCTGCGGCGACGGCCGCGGAGCTGAGATGCCATGTAAACACAGTCCATTATCGTTTGTCCCGCATCAAGGAGCGCATCGGACATCCGGAGTATTCAGACAGCCAGCTGTTCCGGGATCTGTCCATCGCGTATGTGGCGCTGGTGAACCGGAAAGGTTGA
- a CDS encoding sigma-54 interaction domain-containing protein: MKKFIRSDNIYENTHELCFQIFDSLYFQVLLNKNGRIIYINDNYAEFFGKKKDDIIGMQIEELIPNTQLYDAINTASPAFDELFQLEDGRQIVYSRLPVINSHGEVQGVATSSSFNSAEQIRNLQERVRKLEESNLLLNRRLHGLNNAPDIFDSIVGISDKITELKNVLFRISNTALPILLTGETGTGKEVFATTIHNVSNRRDKPFVKINCAAIPKDLVESELFGYVSGTFSGANKTGKAGKFEEANHGTVLLDEVEELSLDAQSKLLRVLQEYEVERIGSIHPIPLDIQVICCSNQDLYQMVKEKKFREDLLYRINVIELRIPPLRERPEDIPLLCESIIEEINRKYHLHYKGISDAAISYLSSYSWPGNVRELKHFIERACIMSDSDILQKSDFNFIREKICETPAAETHSSEQHSSSDLSKERNYFAGKERYEKEQILSALRQSAGNRTKAAKALGISRSLLYDKLRKYDILSGK; the protein is encoded by the coding sequence ATGAAAAAATTCATCCGGTCCGACAACATCTATGAGAACACTCATGAACTCTGTTTTCAGATATTCGATTCTCTTTACTTTCAGGTTTTGCTGAACAAAAACGGGAGGATCATATATATCAATGACAATTACGCTGAATTTTTCGGAAAGAAAAAGGACGATATCATCGGAATGCAGATCGAAGAGCTGATCCCGAACACTCAGCTGTATGACGCGATCAATACCGCATCTCCTGCCTTCGATGAGCTTTTTCAGCTTGAAGACGGCCGTCAGATCGTATACAGTCGCCTGCCGGTCATCAACAGCCACGGAGAGGTTCAGGGCGTCGCGACCTCCAGTTCCTTCAACAGCGCAGAGCAGATCCGCAACCTTCAGGAGCGGGTACGGAAACTGGAGGAATCCAATCTTCTGCTGAACAGACGGCTGCACGGACTGAACAACGCGCCGGATATTTTTGATTCCATTGTGGGGATTTCTGACAAAATAACAGAACTGAAAAATGTTCTGTTCCGGATCAGCAACACCGCTCTGCCGATTCTCCTCACCGGAGAAACCGGAACAGGGAAGGAAGTCTTCGCCACAACGATTCATAACGTCAGCAACCGTCGCGACAAACCCTTTGTAAAAATCAACTGTGCCGCGATCCCCAAGGACCTGGTTGAATCCGAACTGTTCGGCTATGTTTCCGGCACCTTCTCCGGCGCCAACAAGACCGGAAAGGCGGGGAAATTCGAGGAGGCCAATCACGGCACAGTTCTGCTGGATGAAGTGGAGGAGCTCTCTCTGGACGCACAGTCCAAGCTTCTGCGTGTCCTTCAGGAATATGAGGTGGAGCGGATCGGCTCGATTCATCCGATCCCGCTGGACATTCAGGTGATATGCTGCAGCAATCAGGATCTTTACCAGATGGTGAAAGAAAAGAAATTCCGCGAGGACCTCCTCTATCGGATCAACGTGATTGAGCTCAGAATCCCTCCGCTGAGAGAACGGCCGGAAGATATCCCGCTGCTTTGTGAATCAATCATTGAGGAGATTAACCGCAAGTATCATCTTCATTACAAAGGAATTTCCGACGCTGCGATCAGCTATCTGTCTTCCTACAGCTGGCCCGGCAATGTGCGGGAGCTGAAGCACTTCATCGAACGGGCCTGTATCATGTCAGACAGCGATATCCTTCAGAAATCCGATTTTAACTTTATCCGCGAGAAAATCTGTGAGACCCCCGCAGCGGAAACTCACAGTTCAGAACAGCATTCGTCCTCTGATTTGTCCAAAGAAAGAAATTACTTTGCCGGAAAAGAGCGCTATGAAAAGGAGCAGATCCTCTCTGCCCTCAGACAGAGCGCCGGAAACCGGACGAAAGCGGCGAAAGCCCTCGGCATCTCCCGAAGCCTTCTCTACGATAAGCTTCGGAAATATGATATTCTCTCCGGCAAATGA
- a CDS encoding ketopantoate reductase family protein: MRVAIMGAGSLGTILGAYVARAGFDVVLIDPYKEHVDALNEKGAHVTGTVDFVQPVRAITPDEMTGIYDVVIYMAKQTFNDVAIPEIQAHIDEKSTVCVCQNGIPEYAVSAVIGSGRVVGAPVGWGATFQGPGCSALTTEEGRLNFTLGSLDGPINDHVHAVKPILESMGEVVVSENLIGLRWTKLLMNATFSGLSTALGTTFGGVLDDDTAMKLILKTGKECLDAAANAGITVEPYEEYDFYQAFKRGNERTNEESIRLIREIWQPHYKLTASMAQDLMKGRKCEIYAINGVVCDTGRKYGVPTPVNDRIVEVVSGIQDGKYEYSPENIRYFQDLI; the protein is encoded by the coding sequence ATGAGAGTCGCAATTATGGGCGCCGGCTCCCTGGGAACTATCCTGGGAGCATACGTCGCCAGAGCAGGTTTTGATGTCGTTCTGATCGATCCGTATAAGGAGCATGTAGACGCGCTGAATGAAAAGGGCGCGCATGTGACAGGAACTGTTGATTTCGTTCAGCCGGTCCGGGCGATTACACCGGATGAAATGACCGGAATATATGATGTGGTCATCTATATGGCGAAGCAGACCTTTAATGATGTCGCAATTCCTGAGATTCAGGCACATATTGATGAAAAGAGTACAGTATGTGTGTGCCAGAACGGAATTCCTGAATACGCGGTAAGTGCGGTAATCGGATCCGGAAGAGTCGTCGGCGCACCGGTGGGCTGGGGTGCTACATTTCAGGGACCGGGCTGCTCCGCACTGACAACAGAGGAGGGCCGGCTTAACTTCACCCTGGGTTCTCTGGACGGCCCGATCAATGATCATGTTCACGCTGTCAAGCCGATTCTGGAATCCATGGGAGAAGTCGTTGTATCGGAAAATCTGATCGGACTGAGATGGACCAAACTTCTGATGAACGCTACGTTCAGCGGTCTGTCCACGGCACTGGGTACGACCTTCGGAGGGGTTCTGGATGATGACACGGCGATGAAGCTGATACTGAAGACCGGAAAAGAATGTCTGGATGCGGCCGCGAATGCGGGAATTACAGTGGAGCCCTATGAGGAATATGATTTCTATCAGGCGTTTAAGCGGGGGAATGAGAGGACAAATGAGGAGTCCATCCGTCTGATTCGTGAGATTTGGCAACCCCATTACAAGCTGACTGCCAGTATGGCTCAGGATCTCATGAAAGGACGTAAATGTGAAATTTATGCGATCAACGGCGTTGTATGCGATACCGGAAGAAAATACGGAGTTCCCACTCCGGTAAATGACCGCATCGTTGAAGTTGTATCTGGAATCCAGGACGGCAAATACGAATATTCCCCTGAGAATATCCGGTATTTTCAGGATCTGATTTAA
- a CDS encoding sodium:solute symporter family protein: protein MNIYLIVFIIYFMIIIVTSLIGSKKAESMEDFAVGGNKMGLILGIGTSMATWLSVASVMGVPGNIYSRGVCAISGWIAGWFLATALMPIVAYKVRRPAVPCRTFPELVNLRYDPGREKSPIRIFVALVELVGYFIFSFIQIQGFGIVLSSITGLSYNICCIAFMIILVFTCMGGFESVARTDTANAILILIGVIAGAITVMNLTGGWGNIVDNFVTTTAPAVEGEPALQAGVLGTPWGIFGSSVIISTLLANAFGSVVAPHWVARFMAPRNAKTAALQMFCVLLLLVPVFVCLVIIGMGGKMIIPTLPKGVTTDYMFPQLIMKYLNPVLGSLALTAICAAAVSTANSMLLHCSTSLVYDIKRVIQGKEASDENDEKTKRELRMWILLLGVLAVLGAIAQFSLLAQGFTYVYGAFGSMFFALILLGLFMKRMNRPAAWVSMIVGLVMYLYCTICGAPFGLPTFIVSAGLSVISALIVMSVTKKPPLEAYEAYFADEVSESTLATIHRIRKDA, encoded by the coding sequence GTGAACATCTATCTGATTGTATTCATCATATACTTTATGATCATTATTGTGACATCGTTGATCGGATCCAAAAAGGCTGAATCGATGGAAGACTTTGCGGTCGGAGGAAACAAAATGGGTCTGATCCTCGGGATCGGAACGTCCATGGCCACCTGGCTGTCCGTCGCGTCGGTCATGGGCGTGCCGGGAAACATCTATTCGAGAGGCGTGTGCGCGATTTCCGGCTGGATCGCAGGGTGGTTTCTGGCGACAGCACTGATGCCGATCGTCGCTTACAAAGTAAGGAGACCTGCGGTTCCGTGCAGGACATTCCCGGAACTGGTGAATCTGAGATATGATCCGGGAAGAGAGAAAAGTCCGATCCGTATCTTTGTAGCACTCGTTGAGCTGGTAGGATATTTCATTTTCTCGTTCATCCAGATTCAGGGATTTGGAATCGTGCTGTCCAGTATTACAGGTCTCAGCTACAATATCTGCTGCATCGCGTTTATGATTATTCTGGTGTTCACCTGCATGGGTGGATTTGAATCAGTGGCGAGAACTGATACCGCTAATGCGATTCTGATTCTGATCGGAGTTATTGCCGGTGCGATCACGGTAATGAATCTGACCGGAGGCTGGGGAAACATTGTGGATAACTTCGTTACGACGACGGCTCCGGCAGTCGAGGGCGAACCGGCGCTTCAGGCCGGCGTGCTTGGAACGCCATGGGGAATATTCGGATCCAGCGTAATCATTTCAACACTTCTGGCAAACGCGTTCGGATCTGTAGTTGCACCGCACTGGGTTGCCCGGTTCATGGCGCCGAGAAATGCGAAGACAGCGGCGCTGCAGATGTTCTGCGTGCTGCTTCTGCTGGTACCGGTATTTGTCTGCCTGGTGATTATCGGAATGGGAGGAAAGATGATCATTCCGACTCTGCCGAAGGGCGTTACCACGGATTATATGTTTCCGCAGCTGATTATGAAGTATCTGAATCCGGTGTTAGGTTCGCTTGCTCTCACCGCGATCTGCGCCGCCGCGGTATCCACCGCCAATTCTATGCTGCTGCACTGCTCCACGTCGCTGGTGTATGATATCAAACGCGTGATTCAGGGCAAAGAGGCTTCCGATGAAAATGATGAGAAGACGAAGAGAGAACTCCGCATGTGGATTCTTCTTCTCGGCGTTCTGGCCGTGCTCGGAGCGATTGCACAGTTTTCACTGCTCGCACAGGGATTCACCTACGTTTACGGTGCGTTCGGTTCGATGTTCTTCGCCCTTATTCTGCTGGGACTGTTCATGAAAAGGATGAACCGTCCGGCCGCGTGGGTGTCCATGATCGTCGGACTCGTGATGTATCTCTACTGCACGATCTGCGGAGCACCGTTCGGACTTCCGACGTTTATCGTTTCCGCCGGTCTGTCCGTGATTTCCGCTCTCATTGTGATGAGTGTGACAAAGAAACCGCCGCTTGAAGCGTATGAGGCGTATTTTGCGGATGAGGTCAGCGAGAGTACGCTGGCGACGATTCACAGAATACGCAAGGATGCGTGA
- a CDS encoding leucine-rich repeat domain-containing protein → MILDSKEIYVEPDIPKGTEILKDVGISSEGIERGERGLRIPEGIRKIDCNAFQQYNTGAVVSNIMNVLSRHNAEVREWMKKLRRKNLVKITFPEEAGDSVSGRAEFLVKKEERVRLLKLDLPASLAEAEAGAFPVLLEQIDVSEQNPNFTSVDGVMFSKDRKTLLRYPGLRSQEYQIPEGTECIAEGAFSGAVLKRLELPSTLRRIENQAFRAVYGLEDVVCKSQSVSMGTSVFRDSVLKSTDWWVWEEIPKATFLNCALLEIAIPEGVTEIRDYAFAGCRRVKRIIIPSSVEIIDRHSFEEGNGFSAEVQLPRNLFRYAYRFPPLTEINGKPQREIWKSLSPEERREEPDVLSTHRESLKRQLSKLRFMNLTAKRKMKAELELLSEIG, encoded by the coding sequence ATGATACTGGACAGCAAAGAAATCTATGTCGAACCGGATATTCCGAAGGGAACAGAGATTCTGAAGGATGTCGGGATCTCTTCGGAGGGGATTGAGCGGGGAGAACGCGGTCTCCGAATTCCGGAAGGAATCAGAAAAATTGACTGCAACGCATTTCAGCAGTACAACACGGGAGCGGTCGTGTCCAATATTATGAATGTCCTTTCAAGACACAATGCTGAGGTCAGGGAATGGATGAAAAAACTGCGTCGGAAGAATCTTGTGAAGATCACATTTCCTGAAGAGGCGGGGGATTCAGTTTCCGGGCGTGCGGAATTCCTCGTGAAAAAGGAAGAGCGTGTCAGGCTTCTGAAACTGGATCTCCCGGCAAGTCTGGCTGAGGCTGAAGCGGGGGCGTTTCCTGTTCTTCTGGAGCAGATTGACGTATCGGAACAGAATCCGAATTTCACTTCTGTGGATGGCGTAATGTTTTCAAAGGATCGTAAAACTCTTCTGCGGTATCCGGGACTCCGATCGCAGGAATATCAGATTCCGGAGGGCACGGAATGCATAGCGGAAGGGGCGTTTTCCGGAGCTGTTCTGAAAAGACTGGAGCTGCCCTCCACGCTGCGGCGCATTGAAAACCAGGCCTTTCGTGCAGTATACGGTCTGGAGGATGTGGTCTGCAAATCGCAGTCCGTCTCGATGGGAACATCGGTCTTTCGCGACAGTGTCCTGAAAAGTACAGACTGGTGGGTCTGGGAGGAAATCCCGAAGGCGACGTTCCTGAACTGTGCACTTTTGGAAATTGCAATACCGGAAGGAGTAACGGAAATACGGGATTACGCGTTTGCGGGATGCCGGCGCGTGAAGAGAATTATAATACCGTCTTCCGTCGAGATTATCGACAGGCACAGCTTCGAGGAAGGGAACGGATTCAGTGCGGAGGTGCAGCTGCCCCGGAATTTGTTCCGCTACGCATACCGGTTTCCGCCGCTCACCGAGATTAACGGAAAGCCGCAGAGAGAAATCTGGAAGAGCCTGTCTCCAGAGGAACGTCGCGAGGAACCTGATGTTCTGAGCACCCACAGGGAAAGTCTGAAGCGGCAGCTCAGCAAACTGCGCTTTATGAATCTTACGGCTAAACGAAAAATGAAAGCGGAGCTCGAGCTTTTAAGTGAAATTGGATGA